A genomic segment from Spinacia oleracea cultivar Varoflay chromosome 3, BTI_SOV_V1, whole genome shotgun sequence encodes:
- the LOC130469842 gene encoding protein DETOXIFICATION 45, chloroplastic-like gives MEKGIGEEKGLGWCRDAHRLTRINAHEFDTGKKSRAKNSKYSADEDMEETDVKDPNLKQFLESATSQISQLALSNSPTGVANLAAVFLFPLFINYFQMGVTGTATATVVSQYIGSFLMIWFLSKRVILLPPKFGDLKFGVYLKSGGFLIGRTVAVLITMTIGTSMAARQGPLAMAAHQICMQVWLAVSLLTDGLAASGQVYTPRNAPILVRKLMWFVSNGLSVLPASIYYWLERA, from the exons ATGGAAAAGGGAATTGGGGAAGAAAAGGGTTTGGGTTGGTGCAGAGATGCCCATCGTCTAACTCGAATAAATGCACATGAATTCGACACCGGGAAGAAATCCAG AGCTAAGAACTCAAAATATTCAGCTGATGAGGATATGGAGGAGACAGATGTTAAAGATCCAAATTTAAAGCAATTTCTGGAGTCTGCTACTTCTCAGATTAGCCAGCTAGCTCTTTCTAATAGTCCTACTG GTGTTGCCAATCTTGCAGCTGTTTTTCTGTTCCCGCTTTTcataaattattttcagatGGGTGTCACTGGAACAGCCACTGCCACTGTTGTGTCTCA ATACATAGGTAGCTTCTTGATGATTTGGTTTCTTAGCAAGAGAGTAATATTATTACCTCCAAAATTTGGAGATCTGAAGTTTGGGGTCTATTTAAAATCTG GTGGATTTCTGATTGGAAGAACTGTGGCTGTTTTGATAACTATGACGATTGGGACCTCGATGGCTGCTCGTCAaggtcctctagctatggctgcTCATCAAATCTGTATGCAAGTGTGGTTGGCTGTCTCTCTTTTAACTGATGGATTGGCCGCATCTGGTCAG gtctacactccgaggaatgcgcctatactagtgaggaaattgatgtggttcgtgagcaacggGCTAAGTGTTTTACCCGCAAGTATTTACTATTGGcttgagcgcgcttga